The nucleotide sequence ATAATTCTGCAACACTGCAAGGCTGTATTCATTTGAGCACAGAACACCCAAATTCCAATTTACATACTTACACCAACTTTTTCTCATCTCAAGCCCTCAAGGAACatttattttgaactttcaatttaaaattttgaattaactATAGATAAGTAcgttaagtaagtacctatcttgGTTAATTTATTACTCGAATTATAGATATGTATCACGCAGAAAGTATAATGTAtttatgaaatcaaaaactgcgtTGATTGACAAAAATACGATTcctaaaaataatacctaataagTAGACTTCCGCTTATCCCTTTGCTTATCCGGACAGCCGTATTAtccgaacgaaaaaaattctcccaattattcggatttttcgattttctgaagaaaatccGTCTTATCCGACCAAGTTTACAAAAATATGCAGTTGTAATTATGCAGcacaactttgattttttcggaaatgGCGAGATTATGAGGACAGAAAAAGATTAATTGGATTACAAACTTCTACTGAaccttctttttttgaaaacaattgtaATGTGAACATACCTTCatagccaaaaaattttgtaattttagtttttgttcatttttatgttCTTTTTGTAAAGAAATAAACTAATTTTCCCTTgcactttttattaaaaattgaaaaaaatcattttctatcaagaatttgacaaaaaaaagtatgcGATTCGTTTTATCCGGATTTTTGCTACAAAAATAACGATGATAattgataataataaaacaacTACTCAGCAGTAGTTCATCGAAACATCGAAACAAGCACACCTGTGCAAAAAAGTACTTCTACTTAAAATCTAGTAGATATAGAAAATGCTCACTGCCTTATTAAAACGTGTAGTCAAACCTTCTCAACTACCTTGAGTTGAGATATTTCACTCGAATTCCTGGAAAATATAGCCTTCTTCCACGTACACTGGTATCGCGTTGATTTAAATGCTGAAGGGGCGGCCGGAGGTGAAGTGGAAGAAGACTCTTGGAGCCAGAGCAGTAAGCAAACGTAATATTGCGTGTCTTTGTGTGTTTCTAGAGTTTCTAGCAGGGTAAAACGTATCCGGAGGAAGCATCGTGATTGGCCAATCTGCGAGATAGCGGTGTCTTCGAGagtttttcaatgtaaattcatacatttcaaaaaaaccagTCGTAGTCGTAGTAAGAGGAATAACAATCATATGCGAATGCCGAATTGGCCGATTGCGTTATTTGCGTTAACGAATTTAGTGCAGTCAAGTGATCAGTGAATTAGTGATTCAGTTCATTTTACGGAGTGTTCGCCCTTGTTATTGTTTCTAGTTTGAGTTTATTTTAAGCTTTCTGAACAAGAtgagttattttttaaatctaatcAATAACCTTGATAGGTTAAGTTTCGCGAATCGAGTTGCAGTTTACGTATACTTGAGACATCATCTTACTTTGGACGAAACTCAGGCACAGTGCAGTTTAAATGCCTCTAACCCAGgtgaattttactcaatttaaaattttcgttctGTTGACAATTTTCTtgcttattttcatattttttgtgattggtaaatttctttcaaaaatcgaaattgttcttgatctgtttttcaattttagaattttacaaAGGACTTCTCTGTAAGAAGAAAGAGCTTGCTATTGTTGAAGTGTATGATACTTTACCATACATCGGCGTCGCCAATTTTACCTCGAAAAATGCATTCCTCAAGGTGCTGCCAGTTTTACTCAGCTACTCTACTTTGTATGAGATGAAAGTGCAATATGTTTCTCAAATTCTCGATATGTTGAGAGTGCACCCTGCTTTCATCAATGATGCTAAGTGAGTATAGAACTTTAAGTCGATAGGAAAATGTATAATTTCGTAACAGGACGACCTtataatatacatttttttgtgtagaattttcgagcagtggttcatTGTATTTCACAAACGGCAGCTGTGTCGTACTCGTGAGTTCTCTTATAAAGTGAGTAGACTCGACTGCTAAACCAAAGTTGTATCGAGTAGATCAATCAAAATGCCCCTTCATGCCTGAATTGaagtggtttttaattttttttttctcaatcttgaCGAGATAGATTACTTACACTAAATGTATTCTTTTTGAGCTGACATTTTAGTCGCAGAGTGCTCTTGATGGGTGTTTTAATCACAATTAGGTGTCGATGTTTAAACTCCTTccctgttttttaatttttcacatgttcgtggtactaggtacatataaatattaAGCAAATTGgcgtttttttgaagaataaaaccTATGTTTTTCATGATGTAAATGAATTctggagtgaaaaaaaaggatactGCTTAAGTGCTTAatcttcaaaatgtttttcaaattgttgctTCCGAATCCGGTAGATAATCGGGAGCTTTCTCTTTCCTATCTGAAATATTGCCCATAGATTTTCGCACTTGATCGTTACTAGAATCACCAATTGAAAAGTACCTCATCGAAATGTAGTCGATAATTCGATATGCTTTTCCCCTAAAGATACGTGTTAGTGAATGTAATACTtattttccttaaaattttaattgtttttgttttgcttttagGACGAAttctatttccaaaatttgccgAAAATGGATCCAGTTCcaggaaattatttttctctgtgCGTCGGTTATTCTGATATTTCTTTGCTGAGAGGTGATTATTAATGCGAATTTTTGTCTCGTCTTCCTATCCTATGTTGTCTTATTATACGTAACTTACTTTTGCAATTGcttattttatgtaggtacattagtAATGAGAATGACTAAAGCGTATATGTATATGCCTGCTTAAAATCTAATACGATTTTTTGTTTGGTTCAGCTTTTCACAGATGGCTAAGACTTCATCGCCTTCATAAATATCTGTTCGTATTCGCGAATCTAAAGTACGAGCAAATTATTCTGATCGACGAGACCAACATCGATGATATGGTGAGCAGCGTCGCCATTTTCAACATGACTATTGGCGCAAAAAATAAGATACTGAGAGAACTTGCCGAGCTTCGTAAAAGAAGCGAAATGTTATTGAGCAATGTCATTCGGGTAAAAATGCTTGTCCATCTCTTTagaatttcgtttttgaataatctttaaaatatttctgtGCATTTACGTAACATGTACCCACTTGCAGAAAGTTTATTATAATGCGAGCGATCTTGAAGAAGCAGTtcgaataatcaaaaaaattttgagaactcccATCAAAGTTGATgacgattttaatgaaaatattcccGCGCTGCTTGTAAAAGCTTTGAAAACTGGTAAGGAATTGACcgattttattcatttgtgtgtgtgtatctaatattaatttttcttgtGATCTTTTGCAGTGTGTGAAACCATTCTGCTGGATTGTGTAACATTCAGTGAAGGGATGATTCCCTTGTACGGTTTATTGATATCGGTTCTGAAAGAAGCATGGAACTATACCATCTTCACGTGTCAGGATAAAGACTGGTTCAACGAATGGAGAATAGctttatctgaaaaaattaacaagtaAGATACCATTAGTTTAGATTGCAGGGAtgtccaaaaaattggcataacCTTTTCTCATTCGTTTACAGCAATTTCAATTCTTCACCGGTGACGATGTCTAGATCTGCTAGCGTTATATGTCTTCCAGATTTTATGAATTCGAGATCTGCAAGTGCTATATGCCTTCCAAATCTGAAGGAAAATCTCAAACTTTGAATTGGCTTTCAATcgctttttaattattttacctattgtgttttttttattataatcgtAATCATTTTTCCTGTTATTTTCTTACGATCGTGTTATAAGTACTTCGTAGATTAAgattattgattgaaaattcagtctttttaagtttttatttgtatGGAATTTCCGAGTTTCTTATagtttcatttcagttttgttATTCGGTTTCtcattttaagaattttagttcattttatcgaaaacttgaggtacatacataggtatttagTACCTTCACGTTTATATTCGTTTcaagaaagtgtttttttgttttatattacTACCTATTATTGATAGATGTTTTCATACCGTAATTTGGTGTtctttaaatttatattttaaggGAACCTAGTTCTTTATAGAATGTATTTCCccatttgttgaattttattttcgtttctATTAATTAATTTGATCTTAATTGaattatctgtttttttttctcaaatgaatATAATATACATGCTTATAATTTGAAGTTTATAgtaaacgtaatttttttcaattccattgAATCTTAATTCGCTTATTAGTTTTACCTACTCTTATTGCTTATTGGAAAAGTAATTTCGTATTCActtattcatgaaattttgtatcctgttgaaaagagaaatattttcatttataatGTAATATATGTTTTCAGGAAGCGTATGTATTTCTGTGTAGAATgcattttttaatgttgatttttttcattttcggttcATTGTAAAAGTCAATTCTGGGCGAGCTAAATTCTCACCATGTTTAGATGGTAGTTTTAATTTAACATGTGTCTAATTTTAATATACTAATCACCGTAATTATTTGTTATGCTTGCCTATTTGAGGAATTTTGTTTCTTTACTGTTCAATATTAATTTTgttagccaattttttgcaaatagcaTTCATTCAAATTCGATTAAATCAACGTTTATTTCAAACGCTGTACAATTTATTGAATATAATTTCATAACAGAATCATTTTAtaaatcaatattcaatttcaTTGGATTTTGAGTACTTATGTCTCGGAATTTTTCATATTGAGAttccttttttttgttacaatgcTGTTAAAATGATGAGATTGAGAATATGTGGGGAGATCGCTACTATGCTATCGTGAGTTCTAGTAATACTTCTTATGGCTGTGATTTCAAGGGtaaatttttacccaaatttgaTATCCCATTTCGCCACACTtccatgaaaaataaattgaacacGTGTTGATGGTTTCGACGCGGCGCCTAAAGTTCTATCACAAGGGTAACGAAAGCTTTGTTATCAAAGAAAAAACACTCCTTGTAAACGGTAAGTGTGCATAAAATTTCTACGCATTTTCTTTTATAATTTACTGTTGACGTGGTAATACCTTCCGCCTGCTATGTCAGCAACATGTGTCAAGCGTATGTAGGTATGTTTGCCTAGTTTCACTTTTCAAGGAATGAAACGCTTTTCGTCTCTAGAAATAAAcagtttgttttgtttttttttttttttttaaatacatacaatgccaaaatttaatattaattGCATTACACAGGGTGAAAgcacaatttttcgatttttcactcATTCGCATGTATTTATAAGTGATATCGCAGTAAAGTGGTACGTTACGTGTGCGCTTTGTATATTTGCATTAAATAGCAATTTTCtttccaagtacctacctacgtgtatCAGAGTGGGAAATTTACAAATATGATGTTCCTTTATCTTACCTAACCAGTTTTTCTTTACTTACTTAATaggaaaatcattttaaaataatttatgttagccttcttttgaaaattaattaacttTTTCTGCGTACATTTACGCAATAGATGCTACTACGatgaaatgttgacattttattattttcagaaaattctatTACATTTTTGGTGTgattaattaattcaaaattataatcaatTACTCATGTAGATAATTgtactgaaattattttccatgAAAGTAGCCTACGGTAGACATGATTCAAGTCGGatggttataaatttttgttaatCAGTTTTATTTCGTAGAATGAGAATActcttaaaaattaaacaatataTGTACTTGATGAATTTCACGGTTGCAGAATAAGACAGTGTTCGGAGAAATGTCCGCAATGGtgtttttcctgaaaaaaatccgTAATGAATCAGTAATGTATGGTTATAAACTGAATCAATTCAAATAAAAGTAGTTGGAATTCATAATCTGCATTCCAGTTGAAATCAAAGCTCTcccaaattattattttaattttcatgcgGCAATACGTTTTA is from Planococcus citri chromosome 1, ihPlaCitr1.1, whole genome shotgun sequence and encodes:
- the LOC135832333 gene encoding uncharacterized protein LOC135832333 gives rise to the protein MSYFLNLINNLDRLSFANRVAVYVYLRHHLTLDETQAQCSLNASNPEFYKGLLCKKKELAIVEVYDTLPYIGVANFTSKNAFLKVLPVLLSYSTLYEMKVQYVSQILDMLRVHPAFINDAKIFEQWFIVFHKRQLCRTREFSYKDEFYFQNLPKMDPVPGNYFSLCVGYSDISLLRAFHRWLRLHRLHKYLFVFANLKYEQIILIDETNIDDMVSSVAIFNMTIGAKNKILRELAELRKRSEMLLSNVIRKVYYNASDLEEAVRIIKKILRTPIKVDDDFNENIPALLVKALKTVCETILLDCVTFSEGMIPLYGLLISVLKEAWNYTIFTCQDKDWFNEWRIALSEKINNNFNSSPVTMSRSASVICLPDFMNSRSASAICLPNLKENLKL